The nucleotide window AAAAAATACAGCCAACCCATAGTGGATGTGTTACAAAAAATGGGTGTTGATGCGCAATTAATTGGGAAAAGCGATTTAAAGATTAAGGGATTAAAATTCTCCGGTAATGCATCGCACGTATATAAAAACAAGGTATTGCATCATGGCACTCTCCTATTCAGTTCGGAGTTAAATATTTTGAATAATAGTATAAAAGTATCAGAGATAAACTTTAGCGACAAAGCGGTGCAATCTAACCGAAGTACAGTGACCAATATTCAAAGCCATCTGAAAGAAACGCTGAGCCTAGAAGAATTCAAGCAAAAAATTATTGATTTTGTGATGACTTCTTTTCCTGAGAC belongs to Bacteroidales bacterium and includes:
- a CDS encoding lipoate--protein ligase family protein, whose product is MIILNRPQTDPFFNLAAEEFLIKNTTEPLFMLWQNTPSVVVGKHQNALKEINLKFLQEKNIPVIRRISGGGTVFHDLGNLNYSFINFGHRESLVNFKKYSQPIVDVLQKMGVDAQLIGKSDLKIKGLKFSGNASHVYKNKVLHHGTLLFSSELNILNNSIKVSEINFSDKAVQSNRSTVTNIQSHLKETLSLEEFKQKIIDFVMTSFPET